The Streptomyces armeniacus genomic interval GCATCCTCGCGGTCGGAGCCGAGGCGAAGAAGATGATCGGCCGTACCCCCGGCAACATCGTGGCCGTACGTCCCCTGAAGGACGGCGTGATCGCCGACTTCGAGATCACCGAGCGGATGCTCCGCTATTTCATCCTGAAGATCCACAAACGCCGATATCTGGCCCGCCCCCGCGTCGTCGTCTGTGTCCCCTCCGGCATCACGGGTGTGGAACGCCGCGCGGTCATCGAGGCGTCCACCCAGGCGGGCGCGCGCCAGGTGCACATCATCGAGGAGCCGATGGCCGCCGCCATCGGGTCCGGGCTGCCGGTCCACGAGGCGACGGGGAACATGGTCGTGGACATCGGCGGCGGCACCACCGAGGTCGCGGTCATCTCGCTGGGCGGCATCGTGACGGCGCAGTCCATCCGCGTCGCGGGAGACGAGCTGGACAACGCGATCATCCAGCACATCAAGAAGGAGTACAGCCTGCTGCTCGGCGAGCGCACCGCCGAGAGCATCAAGATCACCATCGGTTCGGCGTTCAATCTGGACAAGGACGAGCACACCGAGATCCGCGGCCGCGACCTGGTCAGCGGCCTGCCCAAGACGGTGGTGATCTCGGCCGCGGAGGTCCGCAAGGCCATCGAGGAGCCGGTCAACGCGATCGTGGACGCGGTCAAGACCACCCTCGACAAGTGCCCGCCCGAGCTGTCCGGTGACGTCATGGACCGCGGCATCGTTCTCACGGGTGGCGGCGCTCTGCTGCGCGGCCTCGACGAGCGGTTGCGGCACGAGACGGGGATGCCGATCCACATCGCCGAGGACCCGCTCGACTCGGTCGCGCTGGGCTCCGGCAAGTGTGTGGAGGAGTTCGAAGCACTGCAGCAGGTCCTCGACGCGCAGCCGAGGCGCTGACGCCGGCCCGCCGGCCGGCACGGGCCGCTCCGGTCCGGCCGCCGGCCGGCACGGACAACGGTCCCGCCGCCGGTCCGCGCGGCGGCCCGGCACCCACAGCGAGATGACACGCACGACCCGGTCCGACTGAGAAAGGCACGGCCGCCGCACGTGAGGGACACACGAGAAAGCCGGCTGCTGCTCGTCCTGCTGGTCGCCATCGCGTTCGCACTGATCACGGTGGACATCAGAGGGGGCGAGCAGTCTCCGCTCGACGGTGCGCGGCAGGGAGCCGCGTCCGTATTCGGACCCGTGCAGGAGGGGGTGGCGTCCGCGGTCGACCCGGTCGGCAACGCCGTCGCGGCCGTACGCGACTCGGACGCACGGCACGACCGCATAAAGGAGCTCGAGCAGGAGATCATGACGCTCAAGCGGGAGGCGGGCTCCGCCGACGGCAACCGCGCCCGCGCCCGCGAGCTGGACAAGCTCCTCAAGACGGCCGGCGCGGGCGGGTACGGCGTCAAGCCCGCCGAGGTCATCGCCATAGGGGCCACGCAGGGCTTCTCCTGGACCGTCACCATCGACGCGGGCACCGAGGACGGGCTCAAGCGGGACATGACGGTGCTCAACGGGGACGGCCTCGTCGGGCGCGTCACCACCGCGGGCCCCTCCACCTCGACCGTGCTGCTCGCCAACGACCCCGACTTCACCGTGGGCACCCGTATCGAGGGCAACCGCGAGCTGGGCTTCGCCACCGGCCGCGGCGGCAACGCGCTCACCGTGCAGCTGCTGAACGGCAAGGCGAAGGTCAAGTCCGGCGACCGGCTGGTCACCTTCGGCTCGCAGGCCGGCAAACCCTTCGTCCCCGGCGTGCCGGTCGGCGAGGTGACGAAGGTGGAGAGGCAGGGTGGAGATCTGACGCGGACCCTGCGCGTGCGGCCGTACGTCGGCTTCACCAAGCTCGACATCGTCGGTGTGGTCGTGGAGCCGCCGCGCACGGACCCGCGGGACAAGGTGCTCAGACCAGACCCGGAGAAGCCCAAGCCCACCCCGACGGTCACCGTCACCGCCACCCCCGGCGCGAACGGCGAGGCGCCACCCGGCGCCGAGGACGAGGCCGGCCAGGGCAACGAGGCGGAGCAAGGCGCCGGGGAAAACGCGGCCCCAGGAGATGAGGAATGAGAGTCAACCGGATCCTCCTCTCGGCGGCGCTCGTCGTCCTCGCCCTGCTCGTGCAGGTGAGCGTGCTCGCGCGGCTCCAACTGCCCGGCGCCGTCCCGGACCTGCTGCTGCTCACGGTGCTCGGGCTGGCGATGGTCTACGGCCACACGGGCGGCGCCCTCGTCGGCTTCACCGCCGGCCTCCTCGCCGACATCGCGCCGCCGGCCGACCACGCCGTGGGCCGCTACGCGCTGGTCCTCTGCGTCGTCGGCTACGCCGCCGGGCTCACCAAGCCGGACACCGGCCAGCACCGTTCGGCGACCGTTCCCATGCTGGTGGTGGCCAGCGCGGCGATCAGCTCCACGCTGCTGTACGCGGGTGTGGGCGCCCTCGTCGGTGACACCGCGGCACGCCAAGTGGGCCTCGGCAGCCTACTGTTCACGGCCACGCTGTACGACCTGCTGCTCGCGCCGTTCACGGTCCCGCTGATCATGGCGGCGGCGAGGCGGCTGGAACGCGATCCGCTCGCCGCCGACGCCTCCGGCACCGCGAGCGGCGAGGGCTCGTACGGCTGGCTGATCGCGGGCACCGGAGTGCGTACGAACGGGAAGGCGGCGCGGAACGGCCGCAACGGCGGCAAGCCCGCCCGTATCGGAGGGCAGCGGAGCGTGCTCCTGGGCGGACGTTCCGCGAAGAACAAGGCGGCACGGATCAAGGGGGTCAAACGGCTGTGAGCAACATCCCGGAGACCGGACGCACGCCAAGGGTCACCATCCGGCTGGTGGCGATCCAGATCCTGGTGTTCTCACTGCTGCTCACCCTGGGCGGCCGGCTGTGGTACCTCCAGATCCGCAACGGCGACGAGTACCAGGAGGAGGCCGCCGGGAACCACGTCCAGCAGGTCGTGCAGCCCGCCGTCCGCGGCTCCATCCTCGACGCGCGCGGCGTGCCCATCGCCGACAACGAGACCCGGCTCGTGGTGACCGCGTCCCGCACCGAGCTGATGAAGCAGCCGGACGACGGCGCCGCCGTCCTCGAACGCCTCGCGGGCGTACTGAAGATGAAGCCCGAGGAGATCAAGCTGCGGGTCCGGCTGTGCGACGCCGAGACACCGCAGCCCTGCTGGAACGGCTCGCCGTACCAGCCGATCCCGGTCACCGACGAGGCCAGCGCGCAGCAGGCCATGCAGATCCGGGAGCGGGCCGAGGACTTCCCGGGCATCAACGCGGAGCCCACGGCCGTACGGCGGTACCCGGCGCCGTACGGCTCCAGCACCTCCCAGGTGCTCGGCTACCTCTCGCCGGTCACCGACGAGGAGATCGAGAAGGCCAAGGACTCCGACTCGCCGTTCCTCTCCTCCGACCAGATCGGCCGCTCCGGCATCGAGCGCAGCTACAACAAGGCGCTGCGCGGCGACGCCGGCGTCGACCGCTACGAGGTCGACAAGCTCGGCCGGGTCATGGGCCGCACCGAGAGCGAGCAGGCCGAGCCCGGCTCCAGCCTTGTCACCAGCAT includes:
- a CDS encoding rod shape-determining protein, producing the protein MSFIGRDMAVDLGTANTLVYVRGRGIVLNEPSVVAINTNTGGILAVGAEAKKMIGRTPGNIVAVRPLKDGVIADFEITERMLRYFILKIHKRRYLARPRVVVCVPSGITGVERRAVIEASTQAGARQVHIIEEPMAAAIGSGLPVHEATGNMVVDIGGGTTEVAVISLGGIVTAQSIRVAGDELDNAIIQHIKKEYSLLLGERTAESIKITIGSAFNLDKDEHTEIRGRDLVSGLPKTVVISAAEVRKAIEEPVNAIVDAVKTTLDKCPPELSGDVMDRGIVLTGGGALLRGLDERLRHETGMPIHIAEDPLDSVALGSGKCVEEFEALQQVLDAQPRR
- the mreC gene encoding rod shape-determining protein MreC; amino-acid sequence: MRDTRESRLLLVLLVAIAFALITVDIRGGEQSPLDGARQGAASVFGPVQEGVASAVDPVGNAVAAVRDSDARHDRIKELEQEIMTLKREAGSADGNRARARELDKLLKTAGAGGYGVKPAEVIAIGATQGFSWTVTIDAGTEDGLKRDMTVLNGDGLVGRVTTAGPSTSTVLLANDPDFTVGTRIEGNRELGFATGRGGNALTVQLLNGKAKVKSGDRLVTFGSQAGKPFVPGVPVGEVTKVERQGGDLTRTLRVRPYVGFTKLDIVGVVVEPPRTDPRDKVLRPDPEKPKPTPTVTVTATPGANGEAPPGAEDEAGQGNEAEQGAGENAAPGDEE
- the mreD gene encoding rod shape-determining protein MreD, whose product is MRVNRILLSAALVVLALLVQVSVLARLQLPGAVPDLLLLTVLGLAMVYGHTGGALVGFTAGLLADIAPPADHAVGRYALVLCVVGYAAGLTKPDTGQHRSATVPMLVVASAAISSTLLYAGVGALVGDTAARQVGLGSLLFTATLYDLLLAPFTVPLIMAAARRLERDPLAADASGTASGEGSYGWLIAGTGVRTNGKAARNGRNGGKPARIGGQRSVLLGGRSAKNKAARIKGVKRL